A stretch of the Bdellovibrio sp. 22V genome encodes the following:
- a CDS encoding Rnase Y domain-containing protein: MIAMIATALFALIAGGGAGWALHKFQNARTLRHAREEAQDIVGEAKEAAELKALEERERVQEIEMEMWTKVEPDMLKVEGRIEELQELASEKKSKADSIVHEEKKKLQEREADIKAQEQVLRSQESELNKLKDTQKSFNKDLVQKLTEKLGTSAEEFKTQLKNQLEEESRRRAARFIQESEEDLKEHAETRAKRILSLVIDRFARPYCAERGIGAVNFPDNHIRKLFCDPAGNNIKAVQDACGCDIIVEEGMDMVGVAGFDPVRRELTRRTLERIFKEKKNINPDFIRKIAENQKKELFKNIKHDGDALAKELKLEGLNAEIRQMMGSLRYRYSFTQNQYFHCGEVGWLAGLMAAELGLDIKKARRVGMLHDIGKSMDHVMEGGHAVIGADFIAARGEAPDVVHAVKAHHFDEQPSTDHAFLVIAADAVSGARPGARRSTIESYNQKVSELQDIARSFPGVTDCFVLSGGRECRVLVNGKKVDDTQALDLSRKIAARIEEECNYPGQIKVVVVRETVVTEQTRKELA; this comes from the coding sequence ATGATTGCAATGATTGCTACAGCCCTTTTCGCACTTATCGCCGGTGGTGGCGCAGGCTGGGCCTTGCACAAATTTCAGAATGCACGCACGTTACGCCATGCTCGTGAAGAAGCTCAAGATATCGTCGGTGAAGCCAAAGAAGCCGCCGAACTCAAAGCCCTCGAAGAGCGCGAACGCGTCCAAGAAATTGAAATGGAGATGTGGACCAAAGTTGAACCTGATATGTTGAAGGTTGAAGGCCGCATCGAAGAACTGCAAGAGCTTGCCAGCGAGAAAAAATCCAAAGCCGACTCGATCGTTCATGAAGAAAAGAAAAAGCTTCAGGAGCGTGAGGCCGACATCAAAGCGCAAGAACAAGTTTTGCGCTCTCAAGAAAGCGAACTTAATAAACTCAAAGACACGCAGAAATCTTTTAATAAAGATCTTGTGCAAAAGCTGACTGAAAAGCTGGGAACGTCCGCGGAGGAATTTAAAACTCAATTGAAAAATCAATTGGAAGAAGAGTCCCGCCGTCGCGCCGCCCGTTTCATTCAGGAGTCTGAAGAAGATTTGAAAGAGCATGCCGAAACCAGAGCCAAGCGCATTTTAAGTTTGGTTATTGACCGTTTCGCGCGTCCGTACTGTGCGGAACGCGGTATCGGCGCGGTGAACTTTCCCGACAATCACATTCGCAAACTTTTCTGCGATCCCGCAGGAAACAACATCAAGGCCGTTCAAGATGCATGCGGTTGTGACATTATCGTCGAAGAAGGCATGGATATGGTCGGCGTCGCCGGCTTCGATCCAGTTCGCCGTGAACTGACGCGCAGAACGCTGGAGCGTATTTTCAAAGAAAAGAAAAATATCAATCCTGATTTCATCAGAAAAATCGCTGAGAATCAGAAAAAAGAACTTTTCAAAAACATCAAACACGATGGCGACGCTCTCGCAAAAGAATTGAAACTTGAAGGACTCAATGCCGAGATCCGTCAGATGATGGGTTCTTTGCGTTATCGTTATTCCTTCACGCAGAACCAATATTTTCACTGTGGTGAGGTCGGCTGGCTTGCGGGCCTTATGGCAGCAGAGCTTGGTCTTGATATTAAAAAAGCGCGCCGTGTGGGCATGCTTCACGATATCGGTAAATCTATGGACCACGTGATGGAAGGCGGCCACGCCGTGATCGGTGCGGATTTTATTGCCGCTCGCGGGGAAGCGCCGGATGTGGTTCATGCCGTTAAAGCCCATCACTTTGATGAACAACCTTCCACAGATCATGCGTTCCTTGTGATCGCCGCCGATGCTGTGTCAGGAGCTCGCCCGGGGGCGCGTCGTTCAACAATTGAATCCTACAATCAAAAAGTTTCCGAACTTCAAGATATCGCCCGCAGCTTTCCTGGAGTTACAGACTGCTTCGTGTTAAGTGGTGGCCGCGAATGTCGCGTCCTTGTGAATGGAAAAAAAGTCGACGACACACAAGCGCTCGATTTGTCCCGCAAGATTGCCGCACGTATTGAAGAAGAGTGTAATTATCCCGGCCAAATCAAAGTGGTCGTTGTTCGCGAAACTGTTGTCACAGAACAAACAAGGAAAGAGCTCGCATAA
- the arfB gene encoding alternative ribosome rescue aminoacyl-tRNA hydrolase ArfB has protein sequence MISVQIPFAEMDFTYARSRGPGGQNVNRTNSAAILRWNLWQSQVLSSEVKEKLALKLHGKLTEEGNLIIRSDVHRDQDQNRSECIRRLHETLRKALFVPKKRVATKPTKSSVRKRLESKKQHSEIKSLRQKVRT, from the coding sequence ATGATTTCCGTGCAGATTCCATTTGCAGAAATGGATTTCACTTATGCGCGTTCGCGGGGACCGGGCGGGCAAAATGTCAATCGCACCAATTCGGCGGCGATTCTGCGCTGGAATCTTTGGCAGTCGCAAGTTTTGTCGAGCGAGGTGAAAGAAAAACTGGCGTTAAAACTTCACGGCAAGCTGACGGAAGAAGGGAACTTAATCATTCGCAGCGATGTGCACCGCGATCAGGACCAGAACCGCTCTGAGTGCATCCGCCGTCTGCACGAGACGTTACGCAAAGCTCTTTTTGTTCCGAAAAAACGTGTCGCCACGAAGCCCACCAAAAGCTCCGTTCGCAAAAGACTTGAAAGCAAAAAGCAGCATTCTGAAATCAAATCTTTGCGCCAAAAAGTTCGGACTTAA
- a CDS encoding TetR/AcrR family transcriptional regulator — MGAAPIQHTNPEKKYMLKIPVQKRSKETVASIVESCARLLVQEPYHAITTDKIAEMAGVSIGSLYQFFANKEAIVAAVIDDLLQKDLVYIEENLAKLQTTDLDSKVHAFIDIGFTRFHDNRPLRTALQGVQGMLDYWDTRRVFFEHYQKAVLAHMPEVPGRDREMMALFIVSCFNNILHLALLGPQSPEREEAIKKEVFVLIRRYLNP; from the coding sequence ATGGGTGCAGCTCCTATTCAACACACTAATCCTGAAAAGAAATACATGCTCAAAATCCCGGTGCAAAAACGTTCTAAAGAAACGGTTGCGAGCATTGTAGAGTCCTGTGCACGATTGCTTGTCCAAGAACCTTATCATGCGATTACAACCGATAAGATTGCCGAAATGGCAGGCGTCAGTATTGGCTCTCTTTATCAGTTTTTCGCGAACAAAGAAGCCATTGTGGCTGCGGTGATCGACGATCTTCTTCAAAAAGACCTTGTATACATTGAAGAAAACTTAGCGAAATTGCAGACAACGGATTTGGATTCGAAAGTTCACGCATTTATCGACATCGGCTTTACGCGCTTCCACGACAACCGTCCTTTAAGAACGGCGTTGCAAGGCGTGCAAGGCATGCTGGATTATTGGGACACTCGCCGCGTGTTCTTTGAGCACTACCAAAAAGCGGTATTGGCTCATATGCCGGAAGTTCCAGGCCGTGACCGCGAGATGATGGCTCTCTTTATCGTGAGCTGTTTCAACAACATCTTGCACTTGGCTCTTTTAGGTCCTCAATCTCCTGAAAGAGAAGAAGCGATTAAGAAAGAAGTTTTCGTTCTTATTCGTCGCTACTTGAATCCTTAA
- a CDS encoding MFS transporter gives MFSKQEKILLGILASIQFSSIVDFMIMMPLGPQLMRMFAINPHQFGLLVSSYTFSAGLSGFAGSFFMDKFDRKLTLFVFFIGFSLGTIACALSPTYEVLLFARGLTGIFGGVLSSLVLSIVSDSIPYARRGSAMGVVMTSFSMASILGVPFSLFLANQFNWHAPFLFLGIASLVLCAVIWFFIPPMRIHLQEKQEKEPLLRTLTRIWSNTNQRRALVFMSSVMFGHFAIIPFLSPGLVANTGMTEAQLPFMYMAGGLCTIFSSPFVGRLADRYGKHKVFVWGALITLIPYAVITNLGITPLWFVLAICAFFFMSSSGRMIPATALVSGTALPRNRGSFMSIVSCIQQLSAAASSYIAGWIVTTGTNGRLERYNVVGYVAIAFTFVAIYLSRKIHAIESTESAPVVEAHVGEPVV, from the coding sequence GTGTTTTCCAAACAAGAAAAAATCCTCTTAGGCATTCTCGCTTCCATTCAATTTAGCTCGATCGTGGACTTCATGATCATGATGCCGCTGGGGCCGCAGTTGATGCGCATGTTTGCGATCAATCCGCACCAATTCGGACTCCTTGTGTCATCTTATACCTTCAGTGCGGGCTTAAGTGGATTCGCGGGCTCGTTCTTTATGGATAAGTTTGATCGCAAGCTGACACTTTTTGTTTTCTTTATTGGTTTTTCACTGGGCACGATTGCGTGCGCTCTTTCACCGACGTACGAAGTCCTTCTTTTCGCGCGCGGCCTGACGGGAATCTTCGGAGGCGTTCTTAGTTCGCTTGTTCTTTCGATCGTGAGTGACTCGATTCCTTACGCTCGTCGCGGCAGTGCGATGGGTGTGGTCATGACGTCTTTTTCAATGGCGTCGATTCTTGGCGTGCCTTTCAGTTTGTTTTTAGCAAACCAATTCAACTGGCACGCGCCGTTTTTATTTCTCGGCATCGCTTCCTTAGTTTTGTGCGCAGTTATCTGGTTCTTCATTCCGCCGATGCGCATTCACTTGCAAGAGAAGCAGGAGAAAGAACCGCTTCTGCGCACCCTCACACGCATCTGGAGCAACACGAATCAACGTCGTGCTTTGGTTTTCATGTCATCAGTGATGTTTGGCCACTTTGCGATCATTCCATTTTTATCGCCGGGCCTGGTGGCGAACACGGGAATGACCGAAGCGCAATTGCCGTTCATGTATATGGCAGGTGGCTTGTGTACGATCTTCTCGTCGCCTTTCGTGGGACGTCTGGCGGATCGCTATGGAAAACATAAAGTCTTCGTTTGGGGTGCGTTGATCACGCTGATTCCTTATGCAGTGATTACGAATCTGGGCATAACACCTCTTTGGTTTGTGTTGGCGATCTGCGCTTTCTTTTTCATGTCTTCCAGTGGGCGCATGATTCCCGCAACGGCGCTGGTTTCAGGTACGGCTTTACCGCGCAATCGCGGCAGCTTTATGAGCATCGTGAGCTGCATTCAACAACTTTCCGCGGCGGCCTCTTCTTACATCGCAGGCTGGATCGTCACAACAGGAACCAATGGACGTTTGGAACGTTACAATGTTGTGGGTTATGTCGCGATTGCTTTCACATTCGTGGCGATTTATCTATCACGCAAAATTCACGCGATCGAAAGCACGGAATCGGCTCCTGTGGTCGAAGCTCACGTGGGTGAACCGGTCGTTTAA
- a CDS encoding universal stress protein: MRIIWAIDAFEDNKELNQKMADYITHLHNTTGADIEPLYLLRENEIVLPTYEVPAWVTDHSRTAESLFREVLADYNLPFLMDAKVIPHASQSHAGAAETLSNYAMKVKADLIVVGSHGRQGFQRFILGSFAESLLLQSEVPVCVVGSHAMSTRSTKNILFPTEFGEHSKDNFKHILQLAKMLRAEVLLLHAIARPIESLFDLDTRPRVYNYKGKMLTLEQIVESQIESQSHHAQLWVDWAQKEGVTAHFFIDSSFKAVDELVLEAVQKHEADLIVMEAQSGPMSAALLGSYTRNVVRKAPCPVYVLTRHFYDKQEDRFTEVPAP, from the coding sequence ATGAGAATCATCTGGGCGATAGACGCGTTTGAAGACAATAAAGAACTCAACCAAAAAATGGCCGACTATATCACCCATCTTCACAACACGACGGGGGCCGATATTGAGCCACTTTATTTGCTTCGAGAAAATGAAATTGTTCTTCCTACTTACGAAGTCCCTGCCTGGGTCACGGATCATTCACGGACCGCGGAATCGCTTTTTAGAGAGGTATTGGCGGATTACAATCTGCCTTTCCTGATGGACGCTAAGGTTATTCCGCACGCTTCACAATCGCATGCAGGAGCTGCGGAAACTTTGTCGAATTACGCGATGAAAGTAAAAGCCGATCTTATTGTTGTCGGAAGTCACGGCCGCCAAGGTTTTCAAAGATTCATTCTGGGAAGTTTTGCGGAAAGCCTGCTTTTGCAATCCGAGGTCCCGGTATGCGTCGTCGGCAGTCACGCCATGAGCACGCGCTCAACAAAGAATATTCTTTTCCCCACCGAGTTCGGTGAACACTCTAAAGACAATTTCAAACACATTCTGCAACTGGCAAAAATGCTTCGAGCGGAAGTGCTTTTGCTTCACGCGATTGCGCGACCGATTGAAAGTCTGTTTGATCTCGACACGCGCCCGCGAGTTTACAATTACAAAGGAAAGATGCTGACGCTTGAACAGATCGTCGAGAGCCAAATTGAAAGCCAATCCCACCACGCCCAACTCTGGGTGGATTGGGCGCAAAAAGAAGGCGTCACCGCGCACTTCTTTATTGATAGCAGCTTTAAAGCTGTCGACGAGTTGGTTTTAGAAGCCGTTCAGAAGCATGAGGCCGATTTGATTGTGATGGAAGCTCAGAGCGGCCCGATGAGCGCCGCTCTTTTAGGAAGTTACACTCGTAACGTCGTTCGCAAGGCTCCGTGTCCTGTCTATGTTCTGACACGACACTTTTACGATAAGCAGGAAGATCGTTTCACGGAAGTGCCGGCGCCTTAG
- a CDS encoding sulfite exporter TauE/SafE family protein codes for MLEILLLLTAVAAGFLGALLGLGGGIIIVPVLTLLYHVDIRYAIAASLISIVATSSGAAASYLKDSLTNLRLAVFLEVGTVSGAIVGFLISSYIKSQFLFLLFGVFLLFSALMMLRKRHEHLSTTNHPWAEKLRLDGSYPESDERWVYYKVQQVPLGLFVMFGAGVLSALLGIGSGILKVLAMDGAMKLPIKVSSATSNFMIGVTASASAGAYLLRGDIKPEIAAPVAVGIIIGSYLGAKAMVRMPAQRIRQIFVVVLSIVSIQMIIKGLS; via the coding sequence ATGTTAGAGATTCTGTTACTTCTCACGGCTGTTGCTGCTGGCTTTCTCGGAGCCTTGTTAGGTTTGGGAGGCGGCATTATTATCGTGCCGGTGTTAACGCTTCTTTATCATGTCGATATTCGCTATGCCATTGCCGCAAGCTTGATTTCAATCGTGGCGACTTCTTCCGGAGCAGCGGCTAGTTATCTTAAAGATTCACTCACAAATTTACGTCTGGCTGTTTTTCTTGAAGTGGGAACGGTCAGCGGCGCCATTGTCGGCTTTTTGATTTCTTCTTACATCAAGTCGCAATTTCTTTTTCTTCTTTTCGGAGTCTTCCTTCTTTTCTCAGCCTTGATGATGCTTCGAAAGCGTCACGAGCATTTGTCGACGACAAATCATCCCTGGGCCGAAAAACTTCGTCTTGATGGTTCCTATCCTGAAAGCGACGAACGTTGGGTTTATTACAAAGTTCAACAAGTGCCCTTAGGACTTTTTGTGATGTTTGGCGCCGGGGTGTTGTCGGCTCTGCTGGGTATCGGCAGCGGTATTCTGAAGGTGCTTGCGATGGACGGGGCGATGAAGCTTCCGATTAAAGTTTCTTCAGCAACTTCGAATTTTATGATCGGCGTAACGGCCTCTGCGAGTGCAGGTGCTTATCTTTTGCGCGGGGATATCAAGCCCGAGATTGCCGCCCCTGTCGCTGTGGGAATTATCATCGGCTCTTACCTGGGTGCGAAAGCAATGGTGAGAATGCCGGCGCAACGGATTCGTCAGATCTTTGTTGTCGTCTTGAGTATTGTTTCTATCCAAATGATTATCAAAGGTCTGTCATGA
- a CDS encoding OsmC family protein yields MSHMECKTKWLGGLGFEAQIRQHSFVMDSRGENGKDQGPSPKEVLLASICVCSGMDVASILQKMRVDLISCEVNAQTDTTAGYPSIFEKVMLQYRIDGSDIKAEQALKAVRLSMTKYCGVSAMVVKASPMFYEVFLNGNPIGQGQADFSGNAE; encoded by the coding sequence ATGTCGCATATGGAGTGCAAAACAAAATGGTTGGGTGGGCTCGGTTTTGAGGCGCAAATTCGCCAGCACAGCTTCGTAATGGACTCCCGCGGCGAAAACGGCAAGGACCAAGGACCAAGCCCGAAAGAAGTGCTTTTAGCGAGTATCTGTGTTTGTTCGGGAATGGATGTCGCCTCCATCCTGCAAAAGATGAGAGTCGATTTGATTTCGTGCGAGGTGAACGCGCAAACGGACACGACCGCGGGCTATCCTTCGATTTTTGAAAAAGTAATGCTGCAATATCGTATTGACGGCTCGGATATCAAAGCGGAGCAGGCTTTGAAGGCTGTTCGGCTTTCGATGACGAAATACTGTGGCGTCAGTGCCATGGTGGTGAAGGCTTCTCCCATGTTTTATGAAGTCTTTTTGAATGGCAATCCCATCGGTCAGGGGCAAGCTGACTTTTCAGGTAACGCAGAATGA
- a CDS encoding nitronate monooxygenase — protein MLKKIKTPFSEMMNVDFPIIAAPMFLVSNTDIVVEASESGGIGTFPALNYRPIEKYEEALKIIKSRTKKPVGVNIIVNKSNARQEQDLKIALDHGVDLFITSLGSPKKVIEEAHKNGAKVLCDVTNLEHAVKVQDMGADGVIAVGTGAGGHAGPISPLVLIPWLKTRLQIPIIAAGGISHGSIISACLALGASGVSVGTRFIASQEAQVDQAYKDAIVSSTPEDIVMTTRVSGTPAAVINTPYVQKLGTDLPWAMKVLKDHKLTKKYMTPLIHLMGMKSLEEAAVKPTWKTVWSAGQSVGLVEEILTVQEIYQKLIAEYDDSVKKLSSLGLE, from the coding sequence ATGCTTAAAAAAATTAAAACGCCTTTCTCGGAAATGATGAATGTGGATTTTCCCATCATCGCCGCGCCGATGTTTTTGGTCAGCAATACGGATATCGTGGTGGAAGCCAGTGAAAGCGGCGGTATCGGCACTTTCCCGGCCTTAAATTATCGTCCGATTGAAAAGTACGAAGAGGCTTTAAAGATTATTAAAAGCCGCACGAAGAAACCTGTGGGCGTGAACATTATTGTTAATAAAAGCAACGCCCGCCAGGAGCAGGATCTTAAAATCGCCCTTGATCACGGCGTTGATCTTTTCATCACCTCTTTAGGCAGTCCTAAAAAAGTTATCGAAGAAGCTCACAAAAACGGTGCAAAAGTTCTTTGCGACGTCACCAATCTTGAACACGCCGTTAAGGTGCAGGACATGGGTGCCGACGGTGTGATTGCGGTAGGCACGGGAGCCGGCGGGCACGCGGGACCGATTTCTCCTCTCGTATTAATTCCTTGGCTGAAAACACGTTTGCAAATTCCTATTATCGCTGCAGGCGGAATTTCTCACGGCTCGATTATCTCGGCATGTCTCGCCCTCGGCGCTTCAGGCGTCAGCGTAGGAACACGTTTTATCGCCAGCCAGGAAGCGCAAGTAGATCAAGCCTACAAAGATGCCATTGTCAGTTCCACTCCTGAAGACATCGTTATGACGACGCGAGTTTCCGGGACACCGGCGGCCGTGATCAACACGCCTTACGTGCAAAAACTGGGAACTGATTTACCGTGGGCAATGAAAGTTTTAAAAGATCACAAGCTGACAAAGAAATACATGACGCCATTGATTCATCTGATGGGTATGAAGTCCTTGGAAGAGGCCGCAGTGAAGCCCACTTGGAAAACCGTTTGGAGTGCCGGTCAATCCGTGGGCCTGGTTGAAGAAATTCTGACTGTGCAAGAAATTTATCAAAAACTTATCGCCGAATACGACGACAGCGTAAAAAAACTTTCGTCGTTAGGACTTGAGTGA
- a CDS encoding DUF4442 domain-containing protein yields the protein MKNLKYTMFVNLYGLFKIPLVLFVSPRVIEAGDKRFVLKIPLLFRNKNHLGSMYFGALGIGAELSIAAAAVMAIAESKQKIDFVFKDYSAQYLKRADGHVHFICEEIEAVKALIEEAKTNPARIERKLKGYAVVPSVSETEPVMTYELTLSVRNRSLKS from the coding sequence ATGAAAAATCTCAAATACACAATGTTCGTGAATCTTTACGGTCTTTTTAAGATCCCCCTGGTTCTTTTCGTCAGTCCGCGCGTTATCGAAGCTGGAGACAAGCGGTTTGTGTTAAAGATCCCTCTTTTGTTTAGAAACAAAAATCACCTGGGCTCGATGTATTTCGGAGCATTGGGAATCGGCGCTGAACTGTCCATTGCGGCAGCGGCAGTGATGGCCATTGCCGAAAGTAAGCAGAAAATCGATTTCGTGTTTAAAGACTATTCGGCACAGTATTTAAAACGCGCGGATGGACACGTGCATTTTATTTGCGAAGAAATTGAAGCGGTGAAAGCTTTGATTGAAGAGGCGAAAACCAATCCGGCGCGTATCGAAAGAAAACTAAAAGGTTACGCCGTTGTGCCTTCGGTGAGTGAAACGGAGCCCGTCATGACGTACGAGCTCACGCTGTCCGTGCGCAATCGCTCACTCAAGTCCTAA
- a CDS encoding LTA synthase family protein, translating to MSFLLSSARYLVRMVLFGMAARAVVALYLNLWDFANPESFSNTAGPFLYGWHFDLAIASFFYLLLYGSSVIFGFKEKTFFRLNSLFLLIYTVFITTDAIYAKESGRHISYEVYNLLTIQGTLGGLIKQYWLQALFAFLAASFAGRFLTPRYTPVKGLFKRLFATLFVLVISVVFARGFEGIPQDPSWAYRSGGGSKGATLALNGAYGVVWAAFAGKKSSKERIDVPEHIKSQEIFEKWKSLRGIQTPHGRFDGNIVIVFLEGWMGSYVDKKVGDELVLPFFSTLRKESLHVDVMLAGGHRTSEGIFATLCSLPNPPGKSIMFSEIENKDFPCVPQFLTQKGYSSAFFQGSDQFTSGVGLLVLKTGFQESFGKREVPEWQEREQNTWGLYDQDLYKFTMARMDQMQEPLLIGINTNTTHDMMLPQGVRPAFGEENQGSRHLSVAHYADKELRDFYEALKKRPWKKDWLLVLVADHTSFSASSIYDNYSIPFLMKYHSVSEKKKDKIPFAEKLVEGAFTQNDVGATLADFTGSPAPSFLGRSMLRPQDFADGASIFHLGQSVWFEGPWAVIFNIRDFGNYRCYRWKTDMAFHYQLPCPTEGEDMYLRGLSYIKESQELLFK from the coding sequence ATGTCGTTCTTATTATCTTCCGCTCGCTACTTAGTTCGCATGGTTCTTTTCGGCATGGCGGCCCGGGCCGTCGTCGCGCTTTATCTCAATCTTTGGGACTTTGCGAATCCTGAAAGCTTCAGCAATACAGCCGGTCCGTTCTTGTACGGATGGCATTTCGATCTTGCGATTGCGAGCTTCTTTTATCTTTTGCTTTATGGAAGCTCCGTTATCTTCGGCTTTAAAGAGAAAACGTTCTTTCGCCTGAACTCTTTATTTCTTTTGATCTACACCGTTTTTATTACGACGGATGCGATCTATGCGAAAGAATCAGGCCGTCACATTTCTTATGAGGTTTATAATCTTCTTACCATTCAAGGCACACTAGGTGGATTGATTAAACAGTACTGGCTGCAGGCGCTTTTCGCATTTCTTGCGGCCTCTTTCGCAGGACGCTTCCTAACGCCGCGATACACACCCGTTAAAGGATTATTCAAACGTCTCTTTGCAACTCTGTTCGTACTTGTGATCAGCGTGGTGTTTGCGCGCGGCTTCGAGGGCATTCCGCAAGACCCCTCTTGGGCTTACCGCTCTGGCGGAGGCAGCAAAGGTGCGACGCTCGCGTTGAACGGCGCTTACGGCGTTGTTTGGGCGGCCTTCGCCGGAAAAAAATCCAGCAAAGAGCGCATCGACGTTCCGGAGCATATCAAAAGCCAAGAGATCTTTGAAAAGTGGAAATCCCTTCGCGGCATTCAAACTCCGCACGGCCGTTTCGACGGCAACATCGTGATTGTTTTTCTTGAAGGCTGGATGGGATCTTACGTCGACAAAAAAGTAGGCGATGAACTTGTGCTCCCTTTCTTTAGCACACTCAGAAAAGAATCCTTGCATGTCGACGTGATGCTCGCGGGCGGCCACAGAACTTCGGAAGGAATCTTCGCGACACTTTGCAGTCTTCCGAATCCTCCAGGGAAAAGCATTATGTTTTCGGAAATTGAGAACAAAGACTTTCCGTGTGTGCCACAGTTCTTGACGCAAAAAGGTTATAGCTCGGCTTTTTTTCAAGGCTCTGATCAGTTCACCAGCGGTGTGGGACTGCTTGTTCTAAAAACAGGCTTTCAAGAATCTTTCGGAAAAAGAGAAGTGCCGGAGTGGCAAGAGCGTGAGCAAAACACATGGGGTCTTTACGATCAGGATTTGTACAAATTCACCATGGCCCGCATGGATCAGATGCAGGAGCCTTTGTTAATCGGTATTAACACCAATACGACTCACGACATGATGTTGCCTCAAGGCGTTCGCCCCGCTTTCGGCGAAGAGAACCAAGGCTCCCGTCATCTGAGTGTCGCGCATTACGCCGACAAAGAGTTGCGCGACTTCTATGAGGCTCTCAAAAAACGCCCGTGGAAAAAAGATTGGCTATTGGTTCTTGTTGCCGATCATACAAGTTTTTCTGCCAGCAGTATTTACGACAATTATTCCATTCCGTTCTTGATGAAATATCACTCTGTCAGCGAGAAGAAAAAAGACAAGATTCCGTTTGCGGAAAAACTTGTTGAAGGCGCTTTCACCCAAAACGATGTCGGCGCGACCTTGGCGGATTTTACGGGAAGTCCCGCGCCTTCGTTTCTGGGTCGTTCTATGTTGCGCCCCCAGGACTTTGCCGACGGAGCGAGTATTTTCCATTTAGGCCAATCGGTGTGGTTTGAAGGACCGTGGGCTGTCATTTTCAATATTCGTGATTTTGGCAACTATCGTTGTTATCGCTGGAAAACGGACATGGCTTTCCACTATCAGCTACCGTGCCCGACCGAGGGCGAAGACATGTATCTTCGCGGTCTTAGCTACATCAAAGAATCTCAGGAACTTCTTTTCAAGTAA
- a CDS encoding DUF1634 domain-containing protein produces the protein MIKETNAPAPQEDSLHKLEYAISRMLRSGVLLAGALLSVGWVWLWYNNGDQLQSFSVYESQPLWERIQWALIMNDRAFIVSFVGLAALVSLPLLRVLLTSFLFVKQKDYLLAVMALLVFLALIASFTLGIEI, from the coding sequence ATGATAAAAGAAACGAACGCTCCGGCGCCGCAAGAGGATTCTCTTCACAAGCTTGAATATGCGATCAGCCGCATGTTGCGCTCGGGTGTTTTGCTTGCAGGAGCTTTATTGAGCGTCGGCTGGGTCTGGCTTTGGTACAATAACGGCGATCAATTGCAAAGCTTCTCGGTCTATGAATCTCAACCTCTGTGGGAGAGAATTCAGTGGGCCCTCATTATGAACGACCGCGCTTTTATCGTGAGCTTTGTCGGATTGGCGGCGCTGGTGTCGCTGCCTTTGTTGCGTGTTCTTTTAACGTCTTTTTTATTCGTAAAGCAGAAAGATTATCTTTTGGCTGTGATGGCCTTGCTGGTCTTTCTTGCGTTGATCGCCAGCTTTACGCTGGGAATTGAAATCTAA
- a CDS encoding LuxR C-terminal-related transcriptional regulator: protein MDANHGEKHFLNLGKKIGLCVRGQDKRVLFQNENCVKTCGLMMGEVCAKACNTLYTQVEECSAISEGMRLFKAVDVEGHKVDALIVNDGERITTLLYPLDEDQEKFKKQELYFQERGLTKSEIRIMQMVLQGMTNASIAEKLFISKATLKTHLNNIYKKLPASMRPSQVRG from the coding sequence ATGGACGCAAATCATGGTGAAAAGCACTTTCTTAATTTAGGCAAAAAGATCGGTCTTTGCGTGCGCGGGCAGGACAAACGAGTTCTTTTTCAAAACGAAAACTGTGTGAAGACCTGCGGCCTTATGATGGGTGAAGTTTGCGCCAAAGCTTGCAACACTCTCTATACCCAAGTGGAAGAGTGTTCTGCGATTTCCGAAGGTATGCGTCTTTTTAAAGCTGTCGACGTCGAAGGCCACAAGGTCGATGCTCTCATCGTGAACGACGGCGAGCGCATCACAACTCTTTTGTATCCTTTGGATGAAGACCAGGAAAAATTTAAGAAGCAAGAGCTGTACTTCCAGGAGCGCGGTCTTACAAAAAGCGAGATTCGTATCATGCAAATGGTTTTGCAGGGCATGACGAATGCATCGATCGCGGAAAAACTTTTTATTTCGAAGGCCACCCTCAAGACGCATTTGAACAATATCTATAAGAAATTGCCGGCATCAATGCGCCCGTCACAAGTGCGCGGCTAA